A single genomic interval of Aureliella helgolandensis harbors:
- a CDS encoding type II secretion system F family protein — MPQDPLSSQPIAAAVLSTGTSPLDALKLRLAAQVAPRRWQTSLNRLAKSTEDGEPLEEAIRKTLGTMPNELRSICSEALRLPAPSDFLMAVARERLRTGRYWREVRILLAYPTVLLFCALGVGCLFSYAMLQVFDMSFFSFSYFFSSASSIAAKQDSVNRLDQHYAIVGLSISCVWLLLVALTLRWIGPAWTRLAVLGGTMVIGRPLRWLALRELLSRYDSVLSQGISGMPATEVLARSFAGSSLSMTSRVLQERLEAGAPLGRALSTSQLSDGLCRPALLMIDEHPGDPRHAIGDVSNLLEQLAQERCRTLSVVLPVFVLLIVGTILWATFSSYLSALESLMHYISALV; from the coding sequence ATGCCTCAAGATCCACTCTCGTCCCAACCGATTGCGGCAGCTGTTCTCAGCACTGGGACGAGCCCACTTGATGCACTCAAACTAAGACTGGCCGCACAAGTCGCACCTCGACGCTGGCAAACCAGTTTGAATCGCTTAGCCAAGTCTACCGAAGATGGCGAACCGTTAGAGGAAGCGATCCGAAAAACACTGGGCACGATGCCCAACGAACTGCGTTCGATTTGCAGCGAAGCCTTGCGATTGCCTGCACCGTCAGATTTTTTGATGGCTGTTGCGCGAGAGCGACTGCGAACGGGACGCTATTGGCGGGAAGTTCGCATTCTGTTGGCGTACCCGACCGTCTTGCTGTTTTGCGCATTAGGCGTGGGTTGCCTGTTCAGTTATGCCATGCTGCAAGTCTTCGACATGTCGTTCTTCAGTTTCTCCTACTTCTTTTCTTCAGCAAGCTCAATTGCTGCTAAGCAGGATTCCGTGAATCGATTGGATCAACATTACGCCATCGTCGGGTTGTCCATATCCTGCGTTTGGTTGCTGTTGGTTGCACTTACCCTACGATGGATCGGCCCAGCCTGGACCAGGTTAGCCGTCTTAGGTGGAACCATGGTCATTGGCCGTCCCCTGCGGTGGCTAGCTCTACGAGAATTATTATCGCGCTATGATAGCGTCCTGTCGCAAGGGATTTCTGGCATGCCTGCTACTGAGGTATTAGCACGTAGCTTCGCAGGAAGTTCGCTTTCCATGACCTCCCGAGTCCTACAAGAACGGCTCGAGGCGGGTGCACCGCTTGGCCGTGCGCTGTCGACCTCCCAACTGAGTGATGGGCTGTGTCGACCTGCCCTACTGATGATTGATGAGCATCCCGGGGACCCACGGCACGCGATTGGTGATGTGTCGAATTTATTGGAGCAATTGGCGCAAGAGCGATGCCGTACTCTCAGCGTAGTGCTTCCCGTTTTCGTGCTTTTAATCGTGGGTACCATCCTGTGGGCAACCTTCAGCTCCTATCTTTCCGCTCTCGAAAGCCTGATGCACTACATTTCAGCTCTGGTTTGA